From the Carya illinoinensis cultivar Pawnee chromosome 4, C.illinoinensisPawnee_v1, whole genome shotgun sequence genome, one window contains:
- the LOC122306238 gene encoding uncharacterized protein LOC122306238 translates to MDKSWMHIEDRLWSHEYAEGINQFLSMAQSNAPSSDSIRCPCRDCRNNFFQPFTVVRDHLFLRGIDRSYTQWIFHGEDDHFHASRSDDEDDGDDTREYIDDVDEMLDDIRVGSFVDDITVLNASGSDDDNAQPNVGTSRHHTFEQYVEDARRPLYPSCTTYSKLSFMVKLLHIKTIRGWNMKSFNMVLKLLKSAFPSALLPEDYNDARQLERGLGFSYTKIHVCPNDCMLFWKDDEDKDKCPKCNASRWISMTSKHQVPQKVMRYFPLKSRLQRLYLSKKTAEAM, encoded by the coding sequence ATGGATAAatcttggatgcatattgaagatagattgtGGTCCCATGAATATGCCGAAGGCATTAATCAATTCTTATCAATGGCTCAATCCAATGCTCCTTCCAGTGACTCAATTAGGTGTCCTTGTCGGGACTGTCGTAATAACTTCTTCCAGCCATTTACTGTTGTGAGGGATCATCTATTTTTGAGAGGGATTGATAGAAGTTATACtcaatggatatttcatggagaagatgatcaTTTTCATGCCAGCCGGTCAGACGATGAGGATGATGGAGATGATACTAGAGAGTACATTGATGACGTcgatgagatgttagatgacattcgGGTGGGATCCTTCGTGGATGATATTACCGTTTTAAATGCTAGTGGCAGTGATGATGATAATGCACAGCCCAACGTTGGGACTTCTAGACACCATACGTTTGAACAATACGTCGAGGATGCACGACGTCCCCTATATCCATCGTGTACAACCTACTCAAAGCTATCATTTATGGTGAAGTTGCTTCACATCAAGACAATCAGGGGTTGGAACATGAAGTCATTTAACATGGTGCTAAAGCTACTGAAGTCTGCATTCCCGAGTGCTCTCTTGCCTGAAGACTATAATGATGCGCGTCAGCTAGAGCGTGGATTGGGATTTAGTTACACCAAAATCCATGTATGCCCAAATGACTGTATGTTGTTTTGGAAAGATGATGAAGACAAAGATAAATGCCCGAAATGCAACGCATCTAGGTGGATCTCAATGACGAGTAAACACCAGGTACCTCAGAAAGTGATGCGTTATTTTCCATTGAAGTCTAGGTTGCAACGCCTTTATCTATCGAAGAAGACAGCAGAAGCCATGTGA